Proteins from a single region of Paramormyrops kingsleyae isolate MSU_618 chromosome 9, PKINGS_0.4, whole genome shotgun sequence:
- the arl4aa gene encoding ADP-ribosylation factor-like 4aa, with translation MGNGLSEHSIFSNLQFHSLHIAILGLDCAGKTTVLYRLQFNEFLNTVPTKGFNAEKVKVTLGRSRSVTFHFWDVGGQEKLRPLWKSYTRGTDGIVFVVDSVDAERMEEARTELHKITRLSENQGIPVLVVANKQDLRNSLALSEIEKMLALGELGATPWCLQPTCAIIGEGLKEGLDRLYEMILKRRKSLRQQTRKR, from the coding sequence ATGGGCAATGGGCTTTCAGAACACAGCATTTTTTCGAATCTTCAGTTTCATTCTCTTCACATCGCCATTCTGGGGCTCGACTGTGCTGGGAAAACCACAGTGTTGTACAGGCTGCAGTTCAACGAATTTTTGAACACTGTGCCCACAAAGGGATTTAACGCGGAAAAGGTGAAAGTGACACTGGGAAGGTCCAGATCGGTGACATTCCACTTCTGGGACGTAGGTGGGCAGGAGAAGCTCCGTCCCTTGTGGAAGTCGTACACGCGGGGCACAGATGGCATCGTCTTTGTGGTGGACTCGGTGGACGCAGAGCGCATGGAGGAGGCCAGGACGGAGCTGCACAAGATCACCCGCCTTTCAGAGAACCAGGGTATACCAGTGCTGGTGGTGGCCAACAAGCAGGATCTGAGGAACTCGCTTGCACTGTCAGAGATCGAGAAGATGCTGGCTCTGGGTGAGCTGGGGGCTACCCCCTGGTGCCTGCAGCCCACGTGTGCCATCATTGGCGAGGGCCTGAAAGAGGGCTTGGACCGCTTGTACGAAATGATCCTCAAGCGGCGGAAGTCGCTTCGGCAACAGACAAGGAAGAGGTGA